The Salvia miltiorrhiza cultivar Shanhuang (shh) chromosome 1, IMPLAD_Smil_shh, whole genome shotgun sequence genome has a window encoding:
- the LOC131006831 gene encoding two-component response regulator ORR9-like has translation MMSSETTQFHVLAVDDSLIDRKLIERLLKTSSFQVTAVDSGIKALKYLGLIDDENTSTDTDPFSTSTKNNHEVEVNLIITDYCMPEMTGYDLLRKIKGSTSLRDIPVVIMSSENVPSRINSCLEQGADEFFLKPVQQSDVNKLKPRLLRGKQEDLMGNQQNIEGINKRKTSGECVSQDRTRARYNDLEL, from the exons ATGATGAGTTCAGAGACGACGCAGTTCCATGTACTAGCAGTTGACGATAGCCTCATCGACAGAAAATTGATCGAGAGACTTCTCAAGACTTCTTCATTTCAAG TTACTGCTGTGGATTCTGGGATCAAGGCTCTGAAATATTTAGGATTGATAGATGATGAAAATACAAGCACGGATACAGATCCTTTCTCTACTAGCACCAAGAATAATcat GAAGTGGAAGTAAACTTGATCATCACTGATTACTGCATGCCCGAAATGACCGGCTACGATCTTCTTAGAAAAATTAAG GGATCGACATCGTTGAGGGATATCCCCGTTGTGATCATGTCATCGGAGAATGTTCCGTCGAGGATAAACAGCTGTTTGGAGCAAGGAGCTGATGAGTTTTTCCTCAAACCAGTTCAGCAATCAGATGTGAATAAACTCAAGCCACGTTTGTTGAGAGGAAAACAAGAGGACTTAATGGGAAATCAGCAAAATATTGAAGGAATCAACAAGAGAAAGACTAGTGGAGAATGTGTATCACAAGATAGGACTAGAGCAAGATACAATGACTTGGAACTATAG
- the LOC130991386 gene encoding uncharacterized protein LOC130991386, whose translation MSSSSSSHEDERRAEEFSNLVQEFNQIVQDIGDPDEEPRRRRQSVAKKAYIRPDHEADALRLHADYFDENPVYPDNIFRRQFRMRRALFLRIVNAVTSDPYFQQRTDALGRPGFTPLQKCTVAVRMLANGGAADQYDEYLRIAESISLECLRRFCRAIINLFGAKYLRKPTSVDCQRLLAMHEAKHSFPGMLGSLDCMH comes from the coding sequence ATGTCTTCCTCCTCATCAAGCCACGAGGACGAGCGACGTGCTGAAGAATTTTCCAATCTTGTGCAAGAATTTAACCAAATTGTTCAAGATATTGGTGATCCAGATGAGGAACCTCGTCGTCGGCGACAAAGTGTGGCAAAGAAGGCCTACATTCGTCCGGACCATGAAGCCGACGCTCTACGTTTGCACGCggattactttgatgaaaatccgGTCTACCCCGACAACATCTTCCGCCGTCAATTTCGGATGCGTCGTGCATTGTTTTTGCGTATCGTTAATGCCGTCACATCCGATCCATACTTCCAACAACGCACGGATGCACTTGGGAGACCCGGCTTCACACCGTTACAGAAATGCACAGTTGCTGTTCGTATGCTAGCTAACGGTGGGGCAGCGGACCAGTACGACGAATATCTTCGGATTGCAGAGTCCATCTCGTTGGAGTGCTTGCGCAGATTCTGTCGAGCCATTATTAACCTCTTCGGCGCGAAATACTTGAGGAAGCCAACTTCTGTCGACTGCCAACGTCTTCTAGCAATGCACGAGGCGAAGCACAGCTTCCCGGGAATGCTAGGGAGCCTCGATTGCATGCATTGA
- the LOC130991453 gene encoding uncharacterized protein LOC130991453 produces MGVPVTYQVNNAYYISGYYLTDGIYPNWPVFVKSPTHPTDPKGKRFKVMQEAARKDIERAFGVLQARWAIVKGPSRLWSKEAMSDIMFTCIILHNMIIEDEAIAKKNNECVWLFDTFAILLNVIGVSCKRREMIREFQAQKVAQALEIGELETGSGLNQELGLKRPGETRWSSHYKSLLNVMNLFSTIVKVLVMIGKNGSNSDDKVKAQGILYSLESFNFVFLAHLMTTIFGYTNDLCLALQRRDQDIISAMRLVTLTKVTLQKMRDNGWETHLNKVISFCNNNEIVVPDMEACYIPQGRSKRFAQQVSYLHHFRVDVFIEVIDLLLQELDNRFDEVNMELLICMASLNPKDGFSSYDKEKVLKLATFYPSEFSSIDLSTLECQLDIFMEDMRRDDEFKNLEDISSLSMKFVETKRHMTYPLVFLLIKLVLILPVATASVERVFSGMTYVKNKLRNSMGDQVLNDCLVTFIEKDMFLQVSDDEVVKRFEEMKTRRKIN; encoded by the exons ATGGGGGTGCCGGTCACATATCAAGTCAACAACGCCTACTACATAAGTGGGTACTACTTGACTGACGGCATCTATCCCAATTGGCCTGTATTCGTGAAGAGTCCTACACATCCGACGGATCCGAAGGGGAAGAGGTTCAAAGTGATGCAGGAAGCGGCTCGCAAGGATATTGAACGAGCCTTCGGCgtccttcaagctcgttgggcaATCGTCAAAGGCCCATCGCGTCTTTGGAGCAAGGAGGCGATGAGCGACATCATGTTCACgtgcatcattttgcacaacatgatcatcgaAGATGAAG CCATTGCCAAAAAGAACAATGAGTGTGTTTGGCTTTTTGATACGTTTGCGATCTTGTTGAATGTGATTGGTGTTTCTTGTAAGAGAAGAGAAATGATTCGAGAATTTCAAGCACAAAAAGTTGCTCAAGCTTTGGAAATTGGTGAACTTGAAACAGGATCGGGATTAAATCAAGAACTTGGTTTGAAGAGGCCCGGAGAAACTCGTTGGAGTTCTCATTACAAAAGTCTTTTGAATGTCATGAACTTGTTTTCTACAATTGTTAAAGTTCTTGTGATGATTGGGAAGAATGGCTCTAACTCGGATGATAAGGTAAAAGCTCAAGGCATTTTGTACTCACTAGAGTCatttaattttgtgtttttggcACATCTAATGACTACTATATTTGGGTACACTAATGATTTGTGTCTTGCTTTGCAAAGAAGAGATCAAGATATTATTAGTGCTATGAGACTTGTCACTTTGACCAAAGTGACATTACAGAAAATGAGAGACAATGGATGGGAGACTCACTTGAATAAGGTAATCTCATTTTGCAATAATAATGAGATTGTTGTTCCGGATATGGAGGCTTGTTATATCCCTCAAGGAAGATCAAAGCGGTTTGCTCAACAAGTTTCatatcttcatcattttcggGTTGATGTGTTTATAGAGGTAATTGATTTACTACTTCAAGAACTTGACAACCGATTTGATGAGGTCAATATGGAGTTGCTCATATGCATGGCTTCATTAAATCCTAAAGATGGCTTCTCTTCTTATGACAAGGAAAAGGTACTCAAACTTGCAACTTTTTATCCCTCTGAATTTTCAAGCATTGATTTGTCAACTCTTGAATGTCAACTTGATATATTCATGGAAGATATGAGGAGAGATGATGAGTTTAAAAATTTGGAGGATATTAGTTCTCTTTCTATGAAGTTTGTTGAAACAAAGAGACATATGACTTATCCTCTAGTGTTTTTGCTAATTAAGTTGGTGTTGATTCTTCCGGTTGCCACTGCAAGTGTTGAGAGAGTGTTTTCTGGAATGACTTATGTCAAGAATAAGTTGCGAAATAGCATGGGGGATCAAGTATTAAATGATTGTTTGGTCACTTTCATTGAGAAAGATATGTTTCTACAAGTTTCCGATGATGAGGTCGTCAAACGCTTTGAAGAAATGAAGACTCGTCGGAAGATAAACTAA